The following proteins are encoded in a genomic region of Hippocampus zosterae strain Florida chromosome 2, ASM2543408v3, whole genome shotgun sequence:
- the ampd2b gene encoding AMP deaminase 2 isoform X2, with product MSSNVSSGAAKSKPLSPFRKRGSLQYTASTVDLRGARHLLTPQHSLPGIPVALKQSVDLRTSMDGKYKEIAEELFSRSLADSEMRSAPYEFPEDSPIEQLEERRQRLERQISQDVKFEPDILLRAKQEFMKTDSATDLEYMKQQSQAPDLLERELLPEREYQRVTISGEEKCGVPFTDLLDAAKCVVKALFIRQKYMGLSLQSFCRTTARYLQELSEQPLDLTIYEEEFQEATEATVTADATVHPPVSGTHPYKNKDPTCMPPDMRYGCKMVNGVMHVYTSTETMDKSTELELPYPDLQEYIADMNVMMALIINGPVKSFCYRRLQYLSSKFQMHILLNEMKELAAQKQVPHRDFYNIRKVDTHIHASSCMNQKHLLRFIKRAMKKYPREIVHVERGKGQTLMEVFESMNLTAFDLSVDTLDMHADRNTFHRFDKFNAKYNPIGESILREIFIKTDNHVEGKYFGHIIKEVMADLEESKYQNVELRLSVYGRSRDEWNKLAKWAVKHQVYSDNVRWLVQMPRLFDVYHSKKQLSNFQEMLENIFLPLFEVTIHPGKHPELHLFLQHVVGFDSVDDESKPEQHIFNLDSPLPASWTDEDNPPYSYYLYYMYANMTVLNHLRRQRGFHSLVLRPHCGEAGPIHHLVSGFMLSENISHGLLLRKAPVLQYLYYLAQIGIAMSPLSNNSLFLSYHRNPLPEYLSRGLMVSLSTDDPLQFHFTKEPLMEEYSIAAQVWKLSSCDMCELARNSVLMSGFSHKVKSYWLGPDYVKEGQESNDIRRTNVPDIRVAYRYETMCEELNLITQAIRTDELDTIEEEESLSMAATQGKQ from the exons TCGACCTCCGCGGTGCCCGCCACCTCCTCACTCCCCAGCATTCCTTGCCTGGGATCCCCGTTGCCTTAAAACAATCCGTAGATCTGCGCACATCCATGGACGGCAAGTACAAGGAAATTGCAGAG GAACTGTTCTCACGCAGCCTGGCAGATAGTGAGATGCGGAGTGCTCCTTATGAATTCCCAGAGGACAGCCCCATTGAACAGCTTGAGGAGAGACGCCAACGCCTTGAGCGGCAAATCAGCCAGGATGTCAA GTTTGAACCAGACATCTTGCTGAGAGCCAAACAGGAGTTTATGAAAACAGACAGTGCCACAGATCTCGA ATACATGAAGCAGCAGAGCCAAGCGCCAGACCTGCTGGAGAGAGAGCTGCTCCCAGAAAGAGAGTACCAGCGAGTCACGATCTCTGGAGAGGAGAAATGCGGC GTTCCATTCACGGACTTGCTGGATGCTGCAAAGTGTGTGGTGAAAGCCCTGTTCATAAGACAGAAGTATATGGGCCTATCACTGCAGAGCTTCTGCAGGACCACCGCCCGATACCTGCAAGAGTTAAGCGAGCAACCCCTCGACCTGACTATCTATGAGGAGGAATTCCAAGAGGCGACGGAGGCCACTGTCACAGCCG ATGCCACAGTGCACCCACCTGTTTCTGGAACGCACCCCTATAAAAACAAGGACCCAACCTGCATGCCCCCTGACATGCGCTACGGCTGCAAGATGGTGAATGGCGTCATGCACGTGTACACATCAACGGAGACGATGGACAA GAGCACAGAGCTGGAGTTGCCATATCCGGACCTGCAGGAGTACATCGCTGACATGAACGTCATGATGGCCCTCATCATCAATGGACCAGT GAAGTCCTTCTGCTACCGTCGCCTGCAGTATCTAAGCTCCAAGTTCCAGATGCACATCCtcttgaatgaaatgaaagaattGGCAGCGCAGAAACAAGTCCCGCATCGAGACTTCTACAACATCCGGAAG GTTGACACACATATCCACGCCTCCTCCTGCATGAACCAAAAGCACCTTTTGCGCTTTATCAAAAGAGCCATGAAGAAGTATCCTCGGGAGATCGTGCATGTGGAGAGAGGGAAAGGTCAGACGCTCATGGAGGTATTTGAGAGTATGAACCTGACGGCTTTTGACCTCAGCGTGGACACTTTGGACATGCATGCG GACCGCAACACTTTCCATCGGTTTGACAAGTTCAATGCCAAATACAATCCCATTGGCGAATCCATCTTGAGAGAGATCTTCATCAAAACAGACAATCACGTCGAAGGGAAATACTTTGGTCACATTATTAAG GAAGTGATGGCCGACCTGGAGGAGAGCAAGTACCAGAACGTGGAGCTGAGGTTGTCCGTGTACGGACGCTCCAGAGACGAGTGGAACAAGCTTGCCAAGTGGGCCGTCAAACATCAAGTGTACTCGGACAATGTGCGCTGGCTTGTACAAATGCCCAGACTTTT TGATGTCTACCATAGCAAGAAGCAGCTGTCCAACTTCCAGGAGATGCTGGAGAACATTTTCCTGCCTCTTTTTGAAGTCACAATCCACCCAGGCAAACATCCTGAGCTGCACCTCTTCCttcagcat GTTGTCGGTTTTGACAGTGTCGATGATGAGTCCAAGCCGGAGCAGCATATCTTCAACCTAGACAGCCCACTACCAGCCAGCTGGACGGATGAGGACAATCCGCCCTACTCCTACTACCTCTACTATATGTATGCAAACATGACTGTTCTGAATCACCTGCGCAG GCAGCGAGGATTCCACAGTCTGGTACTGCGTCCTCATTGTGGCGAGGCAGGTCCCATCCATCACCTGGTGTCTGGTTTCATGTTGTCAGAGAACATCTCCCACGGGCTGCTGCTTCGGAAG GCTCCTGTGCTTCAATATCTGTACTATTTGGCTCAGATTGGCATCGCCATGTCTCCGCTCAGCAATAATAGTCTGTTCCTTAGCTATCATCGTAATCCTCTGCCAGAGTACCTCTCCAGAGGCCTGATGGTCTCCCTGTCCACGGACGATCCCTTGCAATTTCACTTTACTAAG GAGCCCCTGATGGAGGAGTACAGCATTGCGGCTCAGGTGTGGAAGTTGAGCTCTTGTGACATGTGTGAGCTGGCCAGAAACAGCGTGCTGATGAGCGGATTCTCTCATAAG GTGAAGAGCTACTGGCTCGGGCCCGACTATGTCAAAGAAGGCCAAGAGAGCAACGACATCAGGCGCACTAACGTTCCAGACATCCGCGTGGCGTATCGCTACGAGACCATGTGCGAGGAGCTCAATTTGATAACGCAAGCCATTCGTACGGATGAGCTGGACACCATTGAGGAGGAAGAGAGTCTGAGCATGGCTGCCACCCAAGGAAAACAATGA
- the ampd2b gene encoding AMP deaminase 2 isoform X1: protein MLCSFTPTSLEILSSQEHLTHSVLLFARAQTSGSTETGNMSSNVSSGAAKSKPLSPFRKRGSLQYTASTVDLRGARHLLTPQHSLPGIPVALKQSVDLRTSMDGKYKEIAEELFSRSLADSEMRSAPYEFPEDSPIEQLEERRQRLERQISQDVKFEPDILLRAKQEFMKTDSATDLEYMKQQSQAPDLLERELLPEREYQRVTISGEEKCGVPFTDLLDAAKCVVKALFIRQKYMGLSLQSFCRTTARYLQELSEQPLDLTIYEEEFQEATEATVTADATVHPPVSGTHPYKNKDPTCMPPDMRYGCKMVNGVMHVYTSTETMDKSTELELPYPDLQEYIADMNVMMALIINGPVKSFCYRRLQYLSSKFQMHILLNEMKELAAQKQVPHRDFYNIRKVDTHIHASSCMNQKHLLRFIKRAMKKYPREIVHVERGKGQTLMEVFESMNLTAFDLSVDTLDMHADRNTFHRFDKFNAKYNPIGESILREIFIKTDNHVEGKYFGHIIKEVMADLEESKYQNVELRLSVYGRSRDEWNKLAKWAVKHQVYSDNVRWLVQMPRLFDVYHSKKQLSNFQEMLENIFLPLFEVTIHPGKHPELHLFLQHVVGFDSVDDESKPEQHIFNLDSPLPASWTDEDNPPYSYYLYYMYANMTVLNHLRRQRGFHSLVLRPHCGEAGPIHHLVSGFMLSENISHGLLLRKAPVLQYLYYLAQIGIAMSPLSNNSLFLSYHRNPLPEYLSRGLMVSLSTDDPLQFHFTKEPLMEEYSIAAQVWKLSSCDMCELARNSVLMSGFSHKVKSYWLGPDYVKEGQESNDIRRTNVPDIRVAYRYETMCEELNLITQAIRTDELDTIEEEESLSMAATQGKQ, encoded by the exons TCGACCTCCGCGGTGCCCGCCACCTCCTCACTCCCCAGCATTCCTTGCCTGGGATCCCCGTTGCCTTAAAACAATCCGTAGATCTGCGCACATCCATGGACGGCAAGTACAAGGAAATTGCAGAG GAACTGTTCTCACGCAGCCTGGCAGATAGTGAGATGCGGAGTGCTCCTTATGAATTCCCAGAGGACAGCCCCATTGAACAGCTTGAGGAGAGACGCCAACGCCTTGAGCGGCAAATCAGCCAGGATGTCAA GTTTGAACCAGACATCTTGCTGAGAGCCAAACAGGAGTTTATGAAAACAGACAGTGCCACAGATCTCGA ATACATGAAGCAGCAGAGCCAAGCGCCAGACCTGCTGGAGAGAGAGCTGCTCCCAGAAAGAGAGTACCAGCGAGTCACGATCTCTGGAGAGGAGAAATGCGGC GTTCCATTCACGGACTTGCTGGATGCTGCAAAGTGTGTGGTGAAAGCCCTGTTCATAAGACAGAAGTATATGGGCCTATCACTGCAGAGCTTCTGCAGGACCACCGCCCGATACCTGCAAGAGTTAAGCGAGCAACCCCTCGACCTGACTATCTATGAGGAGGAATTCCAAGAGGCGACGGAGGCCACTGTCACAGCCG ATGCCACAGTGCACCCACCTGTTTCTGGAACGCACCCCTATAAAAACAAGGACCCAACCTGCATGCCCCCTGACATGCGCTACGGCTGCAAGATGGTGAATGGCGTCATGCACGTGTACACATCAACGGAGACGATGGACAA GAGCACAGAGCTGGAGTTGCCATATCCGGACCTGCAGGAGTACATCGCTGACATGAACGTCATGATGGCCCTCATCATCAATGGACCAGT GAAGTCCTTCTGCTACCGTCGCCTGCAGTATCTAAGCTCCAAGTTCCAGATGCACATCCtcttgaatgaaatgaaagaattGGCAGCGCAGAAACAAGTCCCGCATCGAGACTTCTACAACATCCGGAAG GTTGACACACATATCCACGCCTCCTCCTGCATGAACCAAAAGCACCTTTTGCGCTTTATCAAAAGAGCCATGAAGAAGTATCCTCGGGAGATCGTGCATGTGGAGAGAGGGAAAGGTCAGACGCTCATGGAGGTATTTGAGAGTATGAACCTGACGGCTTTTGACCTCAGCGTGGACACTTTGGACATGCATGCG GACCGCAACACTTTCCATCGGTTTGACAAGTTCAATGCCAAATACAATCCCATTGGCGAATCCATCTTGAGAGAGATCTTCATCAAAACAGACAATCACGTCGAAGGGAAATACTTTGGTCACATTATTAAG GAAGTGATGGCCGACCTGGAGGAGAGCAAGTACCAGAACGTGGAGCTGAGGTTGTCCGTGTACGGACGCTCCAGAGACGAGTGGAACAAGCTTGCCAAGTGGGCCGTCAAACATCAAGTGTACTCGGACAATGTGCGCTGGCTTGTACAAATGCCCAGACTTTT TGATGTCTACCATAGCAAGAAGCAGCTGTCCAACTTCCAGGAGATGCTGGAGAACATTTTCCTGCCTCTTTTTGAAGTCACAATCCACCCAGGCAAACATCCTGAGCTGCACCTCTTCCttcagcat GTTGTCGGTTTTGACAGTGTCGATGATGAGTCCAAGCCGGAGCAGCATATCTTCAACCTAGACAGCCCACTACCAGCCAGCTGGACGGATGAGGACAATCCGCCCTACTCCTACTACCTCTACTATATGTATGCAAACATGACTGTTCTGAATCACCTGCGCAG GCAGCGAGGATTCCACAGTCTGGTACTGCGTCCTCATTGTGGCGAGGCAGGTCCCATCCATCACCTGGTGTCTGGTTTCATGTTGTCAGAGAACATCTCCCACGGGCTGCTGCTTCGGAAG GCTCCTGTGCTTCAATATCTGTACTATTTGGCTCAGATTGGCATCGCCATGTCTCCGCTCAGCAATAATAGTCTGTTCCTTAGCTATCATCGTAATCCTCTGCCAGAGTACCTCTCCAGAGGCCTGATGGTCTCCCTGTCCACGGACGATCCCTTGCAATTTCACTTTACTAAG GAGCCCCTGATGGAGGAGTACAGCATTGCGGCTCAGGTGTGGAAGTTGAGCTCTTGTGACATGTGTGAGCTGGCCAGAAACAGCGTGCTGATGAGCGGATTCTCTCATAAG GTGAAGAGCTACTGGCTCGGGCCCGACTATGTCAAAGAAGGCCAAGAGAGCAACGACATCAGGCGCACTAACGTTCCAGACATCCGCGTGGCGTATCGCTACGAGACCATGTGCGAGGAGCTCAATTTGATAACGCAAGCCATTCGTACGGATGAGCTGGACACCATTGAGGAGGAAGAGAGTCTGAGCATGGCTGCCACCCAAGGAAAACAATGA
- the ampd2b gene encoding AMP deaminase 2 isoform X3 — MDGKYKEIAEELFSRSLADSEMRSAPYEFPEDSPIEQLEERRQRLERQISQDVKFEPDILLRAKQEFMKTDSATDLEYMKQQSQAPDLLERELLPEREYQRVTISGEEKCGVPFTDLLDAAKCVVKALFIRQKYMGLSLQSFCRTTARYLQELSEQPLDLTIYEEEFQEATEATVTADATVHPPVSGTHPYKNKDPTCMPPDMRYGCKMVNGVMHVYTSTETMDKSTELELPYPDLQEYIADMNVMMALIINGPVKSFCYRRLQYLSSKFQMHILLNEMKELAAQKQVPHRDFYNIRKVDTHIHASSCMNQKHLLRFIKRAMKKYPREIVHVERGKGQTLMEVFESMNLTAFDLSVDTLDMHADRNTFHRFDKFNAKYNPIGESILREIFIKTDNHVEGKYFGHIIKEVMADLEESKYQNVELRLSVYGRSRDEWNKLAKWAVKHQVYSDNVRWLVQMPRLFDVYHSKKQLSNFQEMLENIFLPLFEVTIHPGKHPELHLFLQHVVGFDSVDDESKPEQHIFNLDSPLPASWTDEDNPPYSYYLYYMYANMTVLNHLRRQRGFHSLVLRPHCGEAGPIHHLVSGFMLSENISHGLLLRKAPVLQYLYYLAQIGIAMSPLSNNSLFLSYHRNPLPEYLSRGLMVSLSTDDPLQFHFTKEPLMEEYSIAAQVWKLSSCDMCELARNSVLMSGFSHKVKSYWLGPDYVKEGQESNDIRRTNVPDIRVAYRYETMCEELNLITQAIRTDELDTIEEEESLSMAATQGKQ; from the exons ATGGACGGCAAGTACAAGGAAATTGCAGAG GAACTGTTCTCACGCAGCCTGGCAGATAGTGAGATGCGGAGTGCTCCTTATGAATTCCCAGAGGACAGCCCCATTGAACAGCTTGAGGAGAGACGCCAACGCCTTGAGCGGCAAATCAGCCAGGATGTCAA GTTTGAACCAGACATCTTGCTGAGAGCCAAACAGGAGTTTATGAAAACAGACAGTGCCACAGATCTCGA ATACATGAAGCAGCAGAGCCAAGCGCCAGACCTGCTGGAGAGAGAGCTGCTCCCAGAAAGAGAGTACCAGCGAGTCACGATCTCTGGAGAGGAGAAATGCGGC GTTCCATTCACGGACTTGCTGGATGCTGCAAAGTGTGTGGTGAAAGCCCTGTTCATAAGACAGAAGTATATGGGCCTATCACTGCAGAGCTTCTGCAGGACCACCGCCCGATACCTGCAAGAGTTAAGCGAGCAACCCCTCGACCTGACTATCTATGAGGAGGAATTCCAAGAGGCGACGGAGGCCACTGTCACAGCCG ATGCCACAGTGCACCCACCTGTTTCTGGAACGCACCCCTATAAAAACAAGGACCCAACCTGCATGCCCCCTGACATGCGCTACGGCTGCAAGATGGTGAATGGCGTCATGCACGTGTACACATCAACGGAGACGATGGACAA GAGCACAGAGCTGGAGTTGCCATATCCGGACCTGCAGGAGTACATCGCTGACATGAACGTCATGATGGCCCTCATCATCAATGGACCAGT GAAGTCCTTCTGCTACCGTCGCCTGCAGTATCTAAGCTCCAAGTTCCAGATGCACATCCtcttgaatgaaatgaaagaattGGCAGCGCAGAAACAAGTCCCGCATCGAGACTTCTACAACATCCGGAAG GTTGACACACATATCCACGCCTCCTCCTGCATGAACCAAAAGCACCTTTTGCGCTTTATCAAAAGAGCCATGAAGAAGTATCCTCGGGAGATCGTGCATGTGGAGAGAGGGAAAGGTCAGACGCTCATGGAGGTATTTGAGAGTATGAACCTGACGGCTTTTGACCTCAGCGTGGACACTTTGGACATGCATGCG GACCGCAACACTTTCCATCGGTTTGACAAGTTCAATGCCAAATACAATCCCATTGGCGAATCCATCTTGAGAGAGATCTTCATCAAAACAGACAATCACGTCGAAGGGAAATACTTTGGTCACATTATTAAG GAAGTGATGGCCGACCTGGAGGAGAGCAAGTACCAGAACGTGGAGCTGAGGTTGTCCGTGTACGGACGCTCCAGAGACGAGTGGAACAAGCTTGCCAAGTGGGCCGTCAAACATCAAGTGTACTCGGACAATGTGCGCTGGCTTGTACAAATGCCCAGACTTTT TGATGTCTACCATAGCAAGAAGCAGCTGTCCAACTTCCAGGAGATGCTGGAGAACATTTTCCTGCCTCTTTTTGAAGTCACAATCCACCCAGGCAAACATCCTGAGCTGCACCTCTTCCttcagcat GTTGTCGGTTTTGACAGTGTCGATGATGAGTCCAAGCCGGAGCAGCATATCTTCAACCTAGACAGCCCACTACCAGCCAGCTGGACGGATGAGGACAATCCGCCCTACTCCTACTACCTCTACTATATGTATGCAAACATGACTGTTCTGAATCACCTGCGCAG GCAGCGAGGATTCCACAGTCTGGTACTGCGTCCTCATTGTGGCGAGGCAGGTCCCATCCATCACCTGGTGTCTGGTTTCATGTTGTCAGAGAACATCTCCCACGGGCTGCTGCTTCGGAAG GCTCCTGTGCTTCAATATCTGTACTATTTGGCTCAGATTGGCATCGCCATGTCTCCGCTCAGCAATAATAGTCTGTTCCTTAGCTATCATCGTAATCCTCTGCCAGAGTACCTCTCCAGAGGCCTGATGGTCTCCCTGTCCACGGACGATCCCTTGCAATTTCACTTTACTAAG GAGCCCCTGATGGAGGAGTACAGCATTGCGGCTCAGGTGTGGAAGTTGAGCTCTTGTGACATGTGTGAGCTGGCCAGAAACAGCGTGCTGATGAGCGGATTCTCTCATAAG GTGAAGAGCTACTGGCTCGGGCCCGACTATGTCAAAGAAGGCCAAGAGAGCAACGACATCAGGCGCACTAACGTTCCAGACATCCGCGTGGCGTATCGCTACGAGACCATGTGCGAGGAGCTCAATTTGATAACGCAAGCCATTCGTACGGATGAGCTGGACACCATTGAGGAGGAAGAGAGTCTGAGCATGGCTGCCACCCAAGGAAAACAATGA